From the Periophthalmus magnuspinnatus isolate fPerMag1 chromosome 1, fPerMag1.2.pri, whole genome shotgun sequence genome, one window contains:
- the LOC117383594 gene encoding BTB/POZ domain-containing protein 3-like: MAGELYPGSKKLVPSESSSTLQTYTHSLSPSVSSTSAGSTGGSAGGGSNWQGLFPTIRERNSVMFNNEMMADVHFVVGPPGGTQRVPGHKYVLAVGSSVFHAMFYGELAEDQDEIRIPDVEPPSFLAMLKYIYCDEIDLCADTVLATLYAAKKYIVPHLARACVTFLETSLSAKNACVLLSQSCLFEEPELTERCWEVIDAQAELALRSEGFCDIDAATLESILQRETLNAKEMVVFEAALSWAEAECGRQDLEPTIENKRQVLGKAIYLIRVPTMGLEDFANGAAQSGVLTLTETNDIFLWYTAANKPELLFCTKPRKGLAPQRCHRFQSCAYRSNQWRYRGRCDSIQFAVDKRVFIAGFGLYGSSCGSAEYSARIELKRQGVAMAHRLIKYFSDGSSSTFPVFFEHPVQIEPDTFYTASVILDGNELSYFGQEGMTEVQSGRVTFQFQCSSDSTNGTGVQGGQIPELIFYA; encoded by the exons ATGGCCGGAGAGCTGTACCCAGGCTCCAAGAAGCTGGTGCCCTCTGAGAGCAGCTCCACCCTCCAGACCTACACCCACAGCCTGAGCCCCAGCGTCAGCAGCACCAGCGCGGGCAGCACAGGGGGCAGCGCGGGAGGAGGCTCCAACTGGCAGGGTCTCTTCCCCACGATAAGAGAGAG GAACTCGGTCATGTTCAACAATGAGATGATGGCCGATGTGCATTTTGTGGTGGGACCTCCAGGAGGAACACAGAGAGTCCCAGGACACAAG TATGTTCTGGCAGTGGGCAGCTCTGTTTTCCACGCCATGTTTTATGGAGAACTGGCAGAAGACCAGGACGAGATCCGAATCCCCGATGTGGAACCACCATCTTTCCTTGCCATGTTAAA GTACATTTACTGTGATGAGATCGACCTTTGTGCCGACACAGTTTTGGCCACTCTTTATGCGGCAAAGAAGTACATAGTGCCTCACCTGGCGCGCGCCTGCGTGACCTTCCTGGAGACGAGCCTGAGTGCGAAGAACGCGTGTGTGTTGCTGTCGCAGAGCTGTCTGTTTGAGGAGCCGGAGCTGACGGAGCGCTGCTGGGAGGTCATAGACGCTCAGGCTGAACTGGCTCTGCGCTCTGAAGGCTTCTGCGACATAGACGCCGCTACGCTCGAGAGCATCCTGCAGAGGGAGACACTCAACGCCAAAGAGATGGTGGTGTTTGAGGCGGCACTGAGCTGGGCAGAAGCAGAGTGCGGGCGCCAGGATTTGGAGCCCACCATCGAGAACAAGAGGCAGGTCCTCGGCAAAGCCATCTACCTGATCCGCGTTCCCACCATGGGCCTGGAGGACTTTGCCAACGGAGCGGCGCAGTCCGGCGTCCTCACGCTAACCGAGACAAACGACATTTTCCTCTGGTACACGGCAGCTAACAAACCCGAGCTGCTGTTCTGCACCAAACCGCGCAAAGGTCTGGCGCCGCAGCGCTGCCACCGCTTCCAGTCCTGCGCCTACCGCAGTAACCAGTGGAgatacagggggcgctgtgacAGCATACAGTTTGCGGTGGATAAGCGCGTGTTCATCGCGGGCTTCGGTTTGTACGGCTCGAGCTGCGGCTCCGCCGAGTACAGCGCTCGAATCGAGCTGAAAAGGCAGGGCGTCGCCATGGCCCATCGCCTCATTAAGTACTTTTCTGACGGCTCCTCCAGCACCTTCCCCGTGTTCTTTGAGCACCCGGTCCAGATAGAACCCGACACCTTCTACACAGCCAGCGTGATCCTGGACGGAAACGAACTCAGCTACTTTGGACAGGAAGGTATGACCGAGGTGCAGAGCGGGAGAGTCACCTTTCAATTCCAATGCTCCTCTGACTCCACCAATGGAACTGGAGTGCAGGGAGGACAGATCCCAGAGCTCATCTTCTACGCCTGA
- the acaa1 gene encoding 3-ketoacyl-CoA thiolase, peroxisomal has product MQRLQVLSGHLRPPGQSPGLSADFPGLRSSVCGAATSDSPDDVVIVHGLRTAIGKAKRGSFKDTTPDELLSAVMKAVLSDVHLSPDRLGDVCVGNVLQPGAGALMARVAHFLSGFPEHVPVYTVNRQCSSGLQALLNIAGAVRSGTVDLGLACGVESMSLRSMSNPGDLSSRVSDVDQARDCLIPMGITSENVAQEFGISREKQDEFALRSHQRAARAQSRGLFKEEIVPVQTQVLDGSGSETRVLVSEDEGIRPSTTMEGLSRLRPAFSPEGSTTAGNSSQVSDGAAALLLGRRSSVVALGLPVLGVLRSSAVVGVPPHLMGIGPAQAIPLALERAGLTVDDIDVFEINEAFASQAVFCVEKLGIPQHKVNPNGGAIALGHPLGCTGARQVVTLLHELRRRKRRAFGVVSMCIGTGMGAAAVFEYPGP; this is encoded by the exons ATGCAGCGTCTCCAGGTCCTCTCGGGACACCTCCGTCCTCCAGGCCAGTCCCCGGGGCTCTCCGCAGACTTCCCCGGCCTCAGGAGCTCTGTGTGCGGCGCCGCCACCTCCGACAGTCCCGATGATGTGGTCATCGTCCACGGACTGAGGACCGCGATCGGGAAAGCAAAGAGAGGGTCCTTCAAG GACACGACTCCAGACGAGCTCCTCAGCGCCGTGATGAAGGCCGTCCTCTCAGACGTCCACCTGAGTCCAGACCGACTGGGGGACGTGTGTGTGG GGAACGTGCTGCAGCCTGGAGCTGGAGCTCTCATGGCCCGAGTCGCCCACTTCCTCAG tGGTTTTCCGGAGCATGTTCCTGTTTACACGGTGAACCGTCAGTGCTCGTCTGGTCTTCAGGCTCTGCTCAACATCGCAG GGGCCGTCCGGAGTGGGACCGTGGACCTGGGTCTGGCCTGTGG AGTAGAGAGCATGTCCCTCAGGTCCATGTCCAACCCCGGAGACCTGAGCTCCAGAGTGTCAGACGTGGACCAAGCCCGAGACTGTCTCATCCCCATGGG aATCACGTCTGAAAATGTGGCTCAGGAGTTTGGAATCTCACGAGAAAAACAGGACGAGTTCGCCCTCCGCTCCCACCAGAG AGCGGCCCGGGCCCAGAGCCGGGGGCTGTTTAAGGAGGAGATCGTCCCGGTTCAGACCCAGGTCTTGGACGGGTCTGGATCTGAGACTCGGGTCTTGGTCTCTGAGGACGAGGGGATCCGGCCCAGCACCACCATGGAGGGACTGTCCAGACTGAGACCGGCCTTCAGCCCTGAGGGGTCCACCACCGCGG GTAACAGTTCTCAGGTGAGTGACGGGGCGGCCGCTCTGCTCCTCGGGCGTCGCTCTTCGGTCGTGGCTCTGGGTCTCCCGGTGCTCGGGGTGCTCCGCTCCAGCGCCGTGGTGGGCGTCCCCCCTCACCTCATGGGCATCGGACCTGCCCAGGCCATCCCCCTGGCTCTGGAGAGGGCAG GTTTGACGGTTGACGACATCGATGTTTTTGAGATAAACGAGGCGTTTGCGAGTCAG GCGGTGTTCTGTGTGGAGAAACTGGGCATCCCGCAGCACAAAGTGAATCCAAACGGGGGCGCTATAGCTCTGGGCCACCCTCTGGGCTGCACCGGAGCGCGGCAGGTCGTCACTCTGCTGCACGAGCTGCGCCGACGCAAAAGGAG GGCGTTTGGGGTCGTGTCCATGTGCATCGGGACCGGGATGGGAGCCGCCGCCGTCTTTGAGTATCCAGGgccctga